A section of the Kluyveromyces lactis strain NRRL Y-1140 chromosome F complete sequence genome encodes:
- the CDC55 gene encoding protein phosphatase 2A regulatory subunit CDC55 (similar to uniprot|Q00362 Saccharomyces cerevisiae YGL190C CDC55 Non-essential regulatory subunit B of protein phosphatase 2A has multiple roles in mitosis and protein biosynthesis found in the nucleus of most cells but also at the bud neck (large-budded cells) and at the bud tip (small-budded cells)), giving the protein MSQHGFDFKFSQCFGDKADIVVTEADIITASEFDHTGDYLATGDRGGRVVLFERNNTKHCEYKFLTEFQSHDAEFDYLKSLEIEEKINQIKWCRPTNQSHFLLSTNDKTIKLWKIYEKNIKLVSDNNLSEGNKDYHRRSAGNGSARAVLSLQTLKLPKLSLHDRIIAAAPKKIYSNAHTYHINSISLNSDQETFISSDDLRINLWNLDIPDESFNIVDIKPANMEELTEVITSAEFHPQQCNAFMYSSSKGTIKLCDMRQNALCDYRAKVFEEYLDPISHNFFTEITSSISDVKFSPDGRYIASRDYLTVKIWDINMDNKPLKTINIHEQLEERLNDTYENDAIFDKFEVAFSGDSSSVMTGSYNNNFMIYPNVVKTGDYQAPTGMDEIVLQADKTAFKSKRLSSLQQQSARNKEWGDEIDFKKSILHFSWHPRENSVAIAATNNLFIFSAL; this is encoded by the coding sequence CGGCGTCGGAGTTCGATCATACAGGTGATTATCTTGCAACCGGTGATAGAGGTGGACGTGtagttttatttgaaagGAACAATACAAAGCATTGCGAATACAAGTTTCTAACGGAATTTCAGTCACACGATGCAGAATTCgattatttgaaatctttagAGATTGAGGAGAAGATTAATCAGATCAAGTGGTGTCGGCCAACGAACCAATCGCATTTCTTGTTAAGTACAAACGATAAGACGATTAAGTTGTGGAAGATATATgagaaaaatatcaaattggTTAGTGATAACAATCTATCAGAGGGAAATAAAGACTACCACAGACGCTCTGCTGGGAACGGTAGCGCAAGAGCTGTACTGTCTTTGCAGACTTTGAAGTTACCCAAGCTGTCCTTACATGATAGAATTATAGCTGCTGcaccaaagaagatttatAGTAATGCTCACACCTATCACATCAATTCGATATCGTTGAATTCAGATCAGGAAACGTTCATCAGTTCAGATGATTTGAGAATCAACTTATGGAATTTAGATATACCGGACGAATCATTCaatattgttgatattAAACCAGCCAACATGGAGGAACTAACAGAAGTCATTACAAGTGCAGAATTCCATCCTCAACAGTGTAATGCTTTCATGTATTCTTCATCGAAGGGGACCATCAAATTATGCGACATGAGACAGAATGCTCTTTGTGATTACCGAGCTAAGGTGTTCGAAGAATACCTTGACCCAATAAGTCATAATTTTTTCACAGAAATCacttcatcaatatctGACGTCAAATTCAGTCCTGATGGTCGTTATATTGCATCTCGTGATTATTTAACCGTTAAGATATGGGATATTAACATGGATAATAAGCCATTGAAAACGATAAATATCCATGAACAACtagaagaaagattaaATGATACTTATGAAAATGATGCTATATTCGATAAATTCGAAGTTGCTTTCAGTGGTGATAGTTCAAGTGTAATGACAGGATCATACAACAATAACTTTATGATTTATCCCAACGTAGTAAAAACGGGCGATTATCAAGCACCTACTGGAATGGATGAAATTGTATTACAAGCAGATAAGACTGCATTTAAATCAAAGAGGTTGAGTAGTTTGCAACAGCAAAGTGCGAGAAATAAAGAATGGggtgatgaaattgatttcaaaaaatcCATTCTGCATTTCTCTTGGCATCCAAGAGAAAATAGTGTTGCCATTGCAGCCACTAATAATTTGTTCATCTTCTCGGCATTGTAA
- the COX13 gene encoding cytochrome c oxidase subunit VIa (highly similar to uniprot|P32799 Saccharomyces cerevisiae YGL191W COX13 Subunit VIa of cytochrome c oxidase which is the terminal member of the mitochondrial inner membrane electron transport chain not essential for cytochrome c oxidase activity but may modulate activity in response to ATP) — protein sequence MFKQAIRRASTLPKYALEPAFGKPDLAAAQAYKDYMKHSTEHAKQTSNLWVKISIFVAAPAIALTAVNTYFVEAEHAEHREHLKHVPDEEWPRDYEFQNLRQKPFFWGDGDKTLFWNPVINRHVSHD from the coding sequence atgttcaaaCAAGCCATTAGAAGAGCTTCTACTCTACCAAAGTATGCTTTGGAACCAGCTTTCGGTAAGCCAGATTTGGCTGCTGCCCAAGCTTACAAGGACTACATGAAGCACAGTACTGAGCACGCTAAGCAAACCTCTAACTTGTGGGTTAAGATCTCCATATTTGTTGCTGCTCCAGCTATTGCTCTGACCGCTGTCAACACCTACTTCGTTGAAGCTGAACACGCTGAGCACCGTGAACATTTGAAGCACGTTCCAGATGAAGAATGGCCAAGAGACTACGAATTCCAAAACTTAAGACAAAAGCCTTTCTTCTGGGGTGACGGTGACAAGACTTTGTTCTGGAACCCAGTCATTAACAGACACGTCTCTCACGATTAA
- the IME4 gene encoding mRNA (N6-adenosine)-methyltransferase (similar to uniprot|P41833 Saccharomyces cerevisiae YGL192W IME4 Probable mRNA N6-adenosine methyltransferase that is required for IME1 transcript accumulation and for sporulation expression is induced in starved MATa/MAT alpha diploid cells), translating into MSLNWGLVDFMLDNYASITASPINGSLHDIYVIYSMFMQNFLWKNNECGETYYQFCEDLNKISEVCGGCMNFEDDSGGNIFGQKISFVDGDSLKILQKVHYDQAIKLSLSHTGNKAKQIAIDKDSVQVKERKIESEPILLNKLMGILDQSEIVTPNAKCLRHLNQILSLELGSTKLSKEQAKLNTKRSPFIPICSDPKHVSLLSTVINTVNNKIMSLQGEKLKKIEADCPDIIECSNTHIHFIPNLKPQTDLSLGDCSYLDTCHKLSTCRYVHYLQYYPESLQKQKIEEQKEQRKQYSFYTHGECCSSSFKKLLPPQWIKCDVRKFDFDILGKFSAVIADPAWNIHMNLPYGTCNDNELLQLPFDLLQEEGLLFLWVTGRAIEVGKESLQNWGYEVINEISWIKTNQLGRTIVTGRTGHWLNHSKEHLLVGVKGNPEWLNRKIDIDLIISATRETSRKPDELYGIIERLVGTHARKLEIFGRDHNIRPGWFTIGNQVTGSSIHEVDVKRKYERFMEKSKNSKTN; encoded by the coding sequence ATGTCTTTGAATTGGGGGTTAGTTGATTTTATGTTGGACAACTATGCGTCCATCACTGCATCCCCGATCAATGGTAGCTTACACGACATTTATGTCATTTATTCCATGTTCATGCAAAATTTCCTATGGAAGAATAACGAATGTGGTGAGACGTATTACCAGTTTTGtgaagatttgaataaaattTCAGAAGTATGTGGTGGTTGCAtgaattttgaagatgatagTGGCGGGAATATTTTTGGCCAAAAGATTTCATTTGTTGATGGGGACTCCTTGAAAATATTGCAAAAAGTTCATTATGACCAAGCTATTAAATTGTCATTATCACATACTGGCAATAAAGCCAAGCAGATTGCGATCGATAAAGATTCTGTTCAggttaaagaaagaaaaattgaaagcGAACCCATATTATTAAATAAGTTGATGGGCATTTTGGACCAGAGTGAAATTGTAACCCCTAATGCTAAGTGTCTAAGACACTTAAATCAAATCCTCTCGTTAGAACTCGGATCCACTAAGTTATCTAAAGAACAGGCAAAATTAAACACTAAGCGATCACCTTTCATACCAATATGCTCAGATCCGAAACATGTGTCACTACTATCCACCGTCATCAATACTGTTAACAACAAAATCATGTCTTTGCAaggtgaaaaattaaagaagatTGAAGCTGATTGTCCGGATATTATCGAATGTTCGAACACGCACATTCATTTCATACCAAATTTAAAGCCACAGACGGATCTTTCGTTGGGAGATTGTTCGTATTTGGATACTTGTCACAAGTTAAGTACCTGCAGATACGTCCACTATCTGCAATATTATCCTGAATCTCTccaaaaacagaaaattgaagaacaaaaagagCAACGCAAGCAGTATTCGTTCTATACGCATGGAGAGTGCTGTTCTTCATCGTTTAAGAAGCTTCTTCCTCCACAATGGATCAAATGTGACGTCAGAAAGTTTGACTTCGATATTCTTGGTAAATTTTCAGCCGTTATTGCAGATCCCGCATGGAACATTCATATGAATTTGCCCTACGGTACTTGCAATGATAATGAGTTACTGCAACTACCATTTGATCTCTTGCAGGAAGAAGGTTTATTGTTCTTGTGGGTAACCGGCCGTGCTATCGAAGTAGGGAAAGAATCATTGCAGAATTGGGGTTACGAAGTaataaatgaaatatcTTGGATCAAGACAAACCAATTAGGAAGAACAATTGTGACAGGTAGAACTGGCCATTGGTTGAACCACAGTAAAGAGCATTTACTCGTCGGGGTCAAAGGCAATCCGGAATGGCTAAACAGAAAAATAGACATTGACTTGATCATTAGCGCAACTAGAGAAACCAGTAGAAAGCCGGACGAATTGTATGgaatcattgaaagactTGTCGGTACACATGCCCGTAAACTTGAAATTTTCGGTAGGGACCATAACATCCGTCCTGGATGGTTCACGATAGGAAATCAAGTGACAGGCTCATCTATCCATGAAGTGGATGTGAAAAGGAAATACGAAAGATTCAtggaaaaatcaaagaattcaaagacaAACTAA
- the HOS2 gene encoding histone deacetylase HOS2 (highly similar to uniprot|P53096 Saccharomyces cerevisiae YGL194C HOS2 Histone deacetylase required for gene activation via specific deacetylation of lysines in H3 and H4 histone tails subunit of the Set3 complex a meiotic-specific repressor of sporulation specific genes that contains deacetylase activity), with translation MSSDTLKFDEKTEAEKPLFDCDFGTSYSPRVSYHFNSKVSQYHYGVKHPMKPFRLMLTDHLVSAYGLHKVMDLYETRSATKDELTKFHSEDYVNFLAKVTPDTLNKLPRGSLEKFNIGDDCPIFQGMFDYAALYAGASLDASRKLLNGQSEIAINWSGGLHHAKKNNPSGFCYVNDIVLAIVNLLRYHPRVLYIDIDLHHGDGVQEAFYTTDRVFTVSFHKYNGEFFPGTGDLDEIGCSRGKHFALNVPLQDGIEDDSYINLFKSIIDPVITSFRPSVIIQQCGADSLGHDRLGCFNLNIKAHGECVRFVKSFGVPMLVVGGGGYTPRNVSRLWTYETGLLNGVLLQPKLPEGIPFRDWFGPDYSLHPTLDDLYENKNSKKFLENIRIRCLENIKYLQGAPSVRMDAELIPTQDITGLTEEEEELIKELNVEEDKARLAQMEKDDFKVGELY, from the coding sequence ATGTCATCGGATACACTTAAATTTGATGAGAAAACGGAAGCTGAGAAGCCATTGTTTGATTGTGATTTTGGGACTTCCTATAGTCCCAGAGTCTCGTACCACTTCAATTCGAAGGTATCACAATATCATTACGGTGTCAAGCATCCAATGAAACCTTTTAGGCTTATGCTTACCGACCATTTGGTTTCGGCATACGGGTTACACAAAGTGATGGACTTATATGAGACGAGGTCAGCAACAAAGGATGAGTTAACAAAATTTCATTCTGAGGACTATGTCAATTTCTTAGCGAAGGTAACACCAGATACATTGAATAAACTTCCTCGAGGGTCACTCGAGAAATTCAACATTGGTGACGATTGTCCTATCTTCCAAGGAATGTTTGATTATGCTGCCTTATATGCTGGGGCATCGTTAGATGCTTCTAGAAAGCTACTTAATGGTCAGAGTGAAATAGCTATCAATTGGTCTGGTGGTCTACATCATGCGAAAAAGAACAATCCATCTGGTTTCTGTTACGTTAACGATATCGTGTTAGCCATAGTAAATCTACTGCGGTATCACCCGAGAGTGTTATACATCGATATAGATTTGCACCATGGTGACGGTGTACAGGAAGCGTTTTACACTACTGACCGTGTGTTCACTGTTTCATTCCATAAGTATAACGGCGAATTCTTTCCAGGTACAGGTGATTTGGATGAGATAGGTTGCTCCAGAGGTAAGCATTTTGCATTGAACGTTCCGTTACAAGATGGGATCGAAGACGACTCATACAttaatttattcaaaagcATTATTGATCCCGTAATAACATCTTTTCGGCCCAGTGTAATTATTCAGCAATGTGGTGCCGACTCCCTTGGCCACGATAGACTTGGCTGTTTTAACTTAAATATCAAGGCTCATGGTGAATGTGTACGGTTTGTCAAGTCGTTTGGAGTACCAATGCTTGTGGTTGGAGGTGGTGGTTATACACCAAGAAATGTTTCAAGATTGTGGACGTATGAAACAGGATTATTAAATGGGGTATTGCTACAACCTAAACTTCCAGAAGGTATTCCATTTAGAGATTGGTTTGGCCCAGATTATTCATTACATCCAACACTAGATGACTTgtatgaaaacaaaaattccaagaaatttcttgaaaatataCGGATTAGATGTTTGGAGAACATCAAATACTTACAGGGTGCCCCAAGTGTTCGTATGGATGCAGAACTCATCCCAACACAGGACATCACTGGCCTaactgaagaagaagaggaacTGATAAAAGAGTTAAATGTCGAAGAGGACAAGGCTAGGTTGGCACAAATGGAGAAGGATGACTTTAAAGTGGGCGAACTATACTAA